ATGAGCCTTCCGCCCACGCCCGTGGTCAACATCGCGAAGCACGACGTCGTATATTTCCACCCGGTTTCGCCAGAGGTTGTCAAACATCCTCCCCAACTGCTGAAACAGCCGGTCTTGCCGAAGCAGGCGGTCCTGCCCAAGCTGCAACGGCAAGAAGTTCAAAAGCCGCCAGAGACAGCGCGCCTGAAGATGCCTGAAATCTCTCAGCCAAAGATTGAGCTGCCAGAGACGCCACCGGCGCCAAAACCCCCTGCGCCAAAACTTAACAATTTCAATTCTCCGGAAGTTGCCCGCCCGGTGACGCGGCAGCCGGTAATGCCCCGCGTGGGCGCCTTCAATCCCGGCAGCCTGGCCAAGGCCACCGTCAAGCGGCCGTTGAACGAGGTCCAGACGGGAGGTTTTGGGGCCGACAACGGCATTCCCAACGACCCGGCGTCCGACAGTCATAATCACATTGCGCAGTTGGGGTCGTTTGACCTGCCCTCCGGTCCCGGGCAGGGAAACGGGACCGGCGGCGCGCACGGCGTTCGGGGCACGGTGGGCAGCGCCGGATTCGGCAATGGCATTGGGTCCGGGACGGGCGCCAGGCCGGGCGGTGGTTCCGGGACCGTGCAACAGGGCGGCTTTGGCAGCGTTGTCGCTGGCAAGGCAGCCAAGCCTCAAACCACCGACCAGGCGGCCGCCTTCAAGCCAGTGGTTATCCTTTCCAAACCGGACCCGGTTTATCCGCCGGAGGCGCGGCGGTTGCGCATTGAGGGTGAGGTTGTCTTGAGCGTTCTTTTCGGGTCCTCCGGAAATCTGCGCGTGCTGAAAGTTGAGCAGGGGCTCGGCCACGGCATGGACCAGGCTGCGGTCGAGGCGGCGGAGCGCATCAGGTTCAAACCCGCTGAGCGTGATGGCCATCCAGTCGATTCCACCGCCATGGTCCACATCATCTTTCAGCTCGCTTATTAAGAGGTACATCATGAAGCTATTCAGGCATGTCTCATTGGCCGTGCTCACGGCGGCACTTACGGGAATCGTACCGCTGCGCGCGCAGCAACCGGCGGCGCAGTCGAGCCTTGTCCGGCAGACACTCGAAAAGATTGTGAAAGAAGAGCGCGATCTGGTGAAGTCGTACGGCAACTACAGCCCGCGCGTCGAAACCTACGTCCAGGAAATCCACACCAACAAAGACAGGACAAAGCAGATTGTCGGCGACGACTACTTCCTGGGCCGGCTGGATGCAAAAAACAGTGTGACCGAACGCACCTTCCTGCCCTCACCCGGCCTGACGCTGAAGGGCGTGGCGCAAAAGGCGCTGCTTTACAGGCCGATCGCCAATATCTTTTCTTTTCAGATTCAGCCGGGCTCCTTCGCTGATCCCATTTTCATCGATCCCCAGAATTTCGACCTGGCCCACTACGACTTTGAGTTTGCGGGACGCGAATTTCTGGGCCAGGTCCGTTGCCTGGTGTTTAACGTCAGGCCCCGCGCCAATGCCGGGAACGGCATGTTCGAGGGCCGCATGTGGGTGGAGGATCAGGGCTACCACATCGTTCGCTTCAACGGAGATTACCAAAAGAGCAAGGATTTCCCATACCACTTCGACAGTTGGAGAGAGAACCTCCAGCCGGGGCTCTGGCTTCCGGTTTACGTTTACAGCGAGGAGACCGACCTTTCCCGATACGGGGTTCCTCACCTGGGCTTCCGGGCACAGACGCGCCTGTGGGGTTACATCCTGAAGGCCACTACCCCGGACCAGGAATTGACCCAAATCCTGGTGGATTCCAAGACGCCGATCGAAGACGCCAGCACCACGTCGCACGACAATTCCCCGCTCCAGAGCGAGCGCGATTGGCGGCGCGAGGCGGAAAACAACGCGCTGAACCGCCTGCAGAAGGGCGGTCTGATGGCGCCGCCCGGACCCGTGGATAAGGTGCTGGAAACGGTGGTGAACAATCTGATTGTGACAAACCATCTGGACAATCTGCCCGCGGTCCATTGCCGCGTCATGATGACCTATCCGCTGGAGTCCTTTACCATCGGAGACACCATTGTTCTGAGCCGCGGCCTCATCGACGTGCTGCCCGACGAAGCCAGCCTGGCCATGGTCCTGGGCCACGAACTGGCCCACATCGCCTTGGGCGATACCGTCGATACCAAATACGCGTTTTATGACCGCATGATGATCTCCGATGAAGATCTCCTGAAGACATTCGACTTTGCCCACAGCACCAAGTCCGAGGAAGCCGCCGACCAGGAAGCCGTAAAATTGCTCCAAAACTCTCCCTACAAGGACAAGCTGGGCAACGCA
This portion of the Terriglobia bacterium genome encodes:
- a CDS encoding energy transducer TonB, whose amino-acid sequence is MLGLSEEERKRRRLVMGVTPFAEAAAVAVMLWALMSLPPTPVVNIAKHDVVYFHPVSPEVVKHPPQLLKQPVLPKQAVLPKLQRQEVQKPPETARLKMPEISQPKIELPETPPAPKPPAPKLNNFNSPEVARPVTRQPVMPRVGAFNPGSLAKATVKRPLNEVQTGGFGADNGIPNDPASDSHNHIAQLGSFDLPSGPGQGNGTGGAHGVRGTVGSAGFGNGIGSGTGARPGGGSGTVQQGGFGSVVAGKAAKPQTTDQAAAFKPVVILSKPDPVYPPEARRLRIEGEVVLSVLFGSSGNLRVLKVEQGLGHGMDQAAVEAAERIRFKPAERDGHPVDSTAMVHIIFQLAY
- a CDS encoding M48 family metalloprotease codes for the protein MKLFRHVSLAVLTAALTGIVPLRAQQPAAQSSLVRQTLEKIVKEERDLVKSYGNYSPRVETYVQEIHTNKDRTKQIVGDDYFLGRLDAKNSVTERTFLPSPGLTLKGVAQKALLYRPIANIFSFQIQPGSFADPIFIDPQNFDLAHYDFEFAGREFLGQVRCLVFNVRPRANAGNGMFEGRMWVEDQGYHIVRFNGDYQKSKDFPYHFDSWRENLQPGLWLPVYVYSEETDLSRYGVPHLGFRAQTRLWGYILKATTPDQELTQILVDSKTPIEDASTTSHDNSPLQSERDWRREAENNALNRLQKGGLMAPPGPVDKVLETVVNNLIVTNHLDNLPAVHCRVMMTYPLESFTIGDTIVLSRGLIDVLPDEASLAMVLGHELAHIALGDTVDTKYAFYDRMMISDEDLLKTFDFAHSTKSEEAADQEAVKLLQNSPYKDKLGNAGLFLKALADIAPDTPGLFGAHLGTRLIDKHQQLRMAQLLQSAPKLEPGSIDQIAALPLGARVKVDSWDDSISLMKSKPVNLISAKDKMPFEVTPLIPFLTRYNDRPDQQQQAQR